In Caretta caretta isolate rCarCar2 chromosome 20, rCarCar1.hap1, whole genome shotgun sequence, a single window of DNA contains:
- the LOC125628961 gene encoding G-protein coupled receptor 54-like isoform X2 produces the protein MAGSPRMDAEPSPSGGWLDNGSWTPVPTAAPHPDMSSLGGQSRRRLWIFNSSGEDTSPPFLTDAWLVPLFYALIMLLGLVGNSLVIYVVSKHRQMRTATNFYIANLATTDIIFLVCCVPFTATLYPLPSWIFGDFMCKLVNYLQQVTAQATCITLTAMSMDRCYATLYPLQSLRYRTPRVAMGVSVAIWISSFLLSLPIAMYHRTEVGYWYGLRTYCIEAFASKSQERSIILYTFLAIYLLPLLTICLCYSVMLKRVGRPIVEPIDHNYQVQHLSERSVATKAKVSKMVVVIVVLFTVCWGPIQLYLLFQGFYDSFQANYETYKIKTWANCMSYANSSINPIVYAFMGDSFRKSFKKAFPFLFRRRVGTILSGSHNAEMKFVTEEI, from the exons ATGGCAGGATCACCGAGGATGGATGCAGAGCCCTCCCCGTCGGGCGGCTGGCTGGACAACGGCTCTTGGACACCAGTAcccactgctgccccccacccagacATGAGCTCACTGGGGGGCCAGAGCAGGAGGAGGCTGTGGATCTTTAACAGCAGTGGGGAGGACACATCACCCCCATTCCTGACGGATGCTTGGCTGGTGCCGCTATTCTATGCCCTCATCATGCTGCTGGGGCTGGTGGGCAACTCACTCGTCATCTACGTGGTGTCCAAGCACCGGCAGATGCGCACAGCCACCAACTTCTACATCG CAAACCTGGCGAccacagacatcatcttcctggTGTGCTGTGTCCCCTTCACCGCCACGCTCTACCCCCTGCCCAGCTGGATCTTTGGCGACTTCATGTGCAAACTCGTCAACTACTTGCAACAG GTGACAGCGCAGGCCACCTGCATCACCCTGACAGCGATGAGCATGGACCGCTGCTACGCCACCCTCTACCCGCTGCAGTCGCTGCGCTACCGCACCCCACGCGTGGCCATGGGCGTCAGCGTGGCCATCTGGATCA GTTCCTTCCTTCTCTCGCTGCCCATAGCCATGTACCACCGCACTGAGGTGGGCTACTGGTATGGGCTGCGCACCTACTGCATCGAGGCCTTCGCCAGCAAAAGCCAGGAGCGCAGCATCATCCTCTACACCTTCCTAGCCATCTacctgctgcccctgctcacCATCTGCCTCTGCTACTCCGTCATGCTCAAGCGTGTGGGGCGCCCCATTGTGGAGCCCATCGACCACAACTACCAG GTACAGCACCTGTCCGAGCGCTCTGTCGCCACAAAGGCCAAGGTGTCCAAGATGGTGGTGGTGATCGTGGTACTCTTCACTGTGTGCTGGGGCCCCATCCAGCTCTACCTCCTCTTCCAGGGCTTCTATGATAGCTTCCAGGCCAACTACGAGACCTACAAGATCAAGACATGGGCCAACTGTATGTCCTACGCCAACTCCTCCATCAACCCCATCGTCTACGCCTTCATGGGCGACAGCTTTAGGAAGTCCTTCAAGAAGGCTTTCCCCTTCCTCTTCCGGCGCCGGGTCGGCACCATTCTCTCCGGCTCTCACAATGCCGAGATGAAGTTTGTCACTGAGGAGATCTAG
- the LOC125628961 gene encoding G-protein coupled receptor 54-like isoform X1: MAGSPRMDAEPSPSGGWLDNGSWTPVPTAAPHPDMSSLGGQSRRRLWIFNSSGEDTSPPFLTDAWLVPLFYALIMLLGLVGNSLVIYVVSKHRQMRTATNFYIANLATTDIIFLVCCVPFTATLYPLPSWIFGDFMCKLVNYLQQVTAQATCITLTAMSMDRCYATLYPLQSLRYRTPRVAMGVSVAIWISSFLLSLPIAMYHRTEVGYWYGLRTYCIEAFASKSQERSIILYTFLAIYLLPLLTICLCYSVMLKRVGRPIVEPIDHNYQQVQHLSERSVATKAKVSKMVVVIVVLFTVCWGPIQLYLLFQGFYDSFQANYETYKIKTWANCMSYANSSINPIVYAFMGDSFRKSFKKAFPFLFRRRVGTILSGSHNAEMKFVTEEI, translated from the exons ATGGCAGGATCACCGAGGATGGATGCAGAGCCCTCCCCGTCGGGCGGCTGGCTGGACAACGGCTCTTGGACACCAGTAcccactgctgccccccacccagacATGAGCTCACTGGGGGGCCAGAGCAGGAGGAGGCTGTGGATCTTTAACAGCAGTGGGGAGGACACATCACCCCCATTCCTGACGGATGCTTGGCTGGTGCCGCTATTCTATGCCCTCATCATGCTGCTGGGGCTGGTGGGCAACTCACTCGTCATCTACGTGGTGTCCAAGCACCGGCAGATGCGCACAGCCACCAACTTCTACATCG CAAACCTGGCGAccacagacatcatcttcctggTGTGCTGTGTCCCCTTCACCGCCACGCTCTACCCCCTGCCCAGCTGGATCTTTGGCGACTTCATGTGCAAACTCGTCAACTACTTGCAACAG GTGACAGCGCAGGCCACCTGCATCACCCTGACAGCGATGAGCATGGACCGCTGCTACGCCACCCTCTACCCGCTGCAGTCGCTGCGCTACCGCACCCCACGCGTGGCCATGGGCGTCAGCGTGGCCATCTGGATCA GTTCCTTCCTTCTCTCGCTGCCCATAGCCATGTACCACCGCACTGAGGTGGGCTACTGGTATGGGCTGCGCACCTACTGCATCGAGGCCTTCGCCAGCAAAAGCCAGGAGCGCAGCATCATCCTCTACACCTTCCTAGCCATCTacctgctgcccctgctcacCATCTGCCTCTGCTACTCCGTCATGCTCAAGCGTGTGGGGCGCCCCATTGTGGAGCCCATCGACCACAACTACCAG CAGGTACAGCACCTGTCCGAGCGCTCTGTCGCCACAAAGGCCAAGGTGTCCAAGATGGTGGTGGTGATCGTGGTACTCTTCACTGTGTGCTGGGGCCCCATCCAGCTCTACCTCCTCTTCCAGGGCTTCTATGATAGCTTCCAGGCCAACTACGAGACCTACAAGATCAAGACATGGGCCAACTGTATGTCCTACGCCAACTCCTCCATCAACCCCATCGTCTACGCCTTCATGGGCGACAGCTTTAGGAAGTCCTTCAAGAAGGCTTTCCCCTTCCTCTTCCGGCGCCGGGTCGGCACCATTCTCTCCGGCTCTCACAATGCCGAGATGAAGTTTGTCACTGAGGAGATCTAG